A window from Leguminivora glycinivorella isolate SPB_JAAS2020 chromosome 16, LegGlyc_1.1, whole genome shotgun sequence encodes these proteins:
- the LOC125234908 gene encoding proton-coupled folate transporter-like: MLSPEHPQQDAGEAKDLETEVQSEASILVTSISVFSSIMPAVLAVFLGSWSDKYGRKPLVVWPLFGLFLSSVLTIVFSAVQYLSAYWFILCIMPLAILGGFNTLMLGANLIITDITDDQDRSFRLALIQGCGFTGVLTGTVASSYIYDFLGYTLMFTLSAAIYFFTLLYTIVLVEETVGIVDRV, encoded by the exons ATGCTCTCTCCTGAACATCCTCAACAAGACGCCGGGGAAGCCAAAGACCTGGAGACCGAAGTGCAGTCCGAGGCCTCTATTCTGGTGACCAGTATATCCGTCTTTAGCAGCATAATGCCAGCTGTTCTGGCTGTTTTCTTAGGATCCTGGTCCGATAAGTATGGGAGGAAGCCGTTGGTGGTCTGGCCGCTTTTCG gACTATTCCTAAGTTCTGTATTAACAATTGTATTCAGCGCAGTGCAATATTTAAGTGCATATTGGTTCATTCTCTGCATAATGCCATTGGCCATTCTTGGCGGATTTAACACCCTCATGTTGGGGGCTAATCTGATCATTACAGATATCACTGATGATCAGGATAGATCTTTCAG ATTGGCACTAATACAGGGATGTGGCTTTACCGGGGTTCTCACAGGAACCGTTGCTTCAAGCTACATATACGATTTCTTGGGATATACTCTCATGTTTACATTGTCTGCTGCCATTTATTTCTTCACATTACTATATACTATTGTGTTGGTGGAAGAGACTGTTGGCATAGTTGACAGA GTCTAA
- the LOC125234743 gene encoding proton-coupled folate transporter-like: MFIGMSFFQSFCKMSDGMLLILSYVSSICDAAVRSMSQKSWHLYLAGMMSILGTLSPPLIRSQISKVLPKDEVAKMYSLVSCVEAVMPIFGPILFNWAYYCTLAVFPGFIYVISGGLFTVCLILVIIANILYYRVVQYSSPINSLLEDDDCFENDVI, translated from the exons ATGTTTATCGGGATGTCGTTCTTCCAATCATTTTGCAAGATGTCGGATGGCATGCTACTCATTTTGTCCTACGTCTCATCCATTTGCGATGCTGCTGTTAGGAGCATGTCCCAGAAATCCTGGCACTTGTATCTTG CGGGAATGATGTCTATACTCGGTACTTTGTCGCCTCCACTCATCCGTTCCCAGATCTCCAAGGTCCTGCCCAAAGACGAAGTAGCCAAGATGTATTCTCTAGTCAGTTGCGTGGAAGCTGTCATGCCGATATTCGGTCCTATTCTTTTCAATTGGGCGTATTATTGCACCTTAGCTGTGTTCCCTGGGTTCATTTATGTCATCTCTGGAGGATTGTTCACGGTGTGTCTTATTCTTGTAAT AATTGCCAACATTCTTTACTACAGGGTGGTGCAATATAGTAGTCCAATCAATTCCCTCCTCGAAGATGATGATTGTTTTGAAAATGATGTTATATAA
- the LOC125234772 gene encoding uncharacterized protein LOC125234772, producing the protein MDRPSTSQQSMEKYSVPRIDKLPTSSTQSVDKVEMFEVREHVPYQAEVTRAPGAYDAESGDVYANSWDSAWLAICQLVNLLHHMQVAIVVFCIWHFALTVEPSGAISNLQLHIIFAGTGYQLFLVEAVLTLHRHNSWSFQLSQDGKRIVHGCLQLIGSLFVIVGSFLALAETDMAVNTPHGYCGVIALAFSLASFFSGIIALFSSKVRLMIRSGPVKILHISLGLIALSMGLITIAIGFNMDYFSAANPGLSTALMCFVVFILLYIVVQPIIDLVSTTRKTL; encoded by the exons ATGGATAGACCTAGCACGAGCCAGCAGTCAATGGAGAAATATTCTGTGCCCAGAATAGATAAGCTCCCGACTAGTTCTACGCAGTCTGTGGACAAAGTTGAGATGTTTGAAGTGAGGGAGCATGTGCCTTATCAAGCTGAAGTCACTCGGGCACCAGGAGCATATGACGCGGAAAGCGGTGATGTGTATGCCAACTCCTGGGATTCGGCCTGGCTGGCGATTTGTCAGTTGGTGAACCTTCTTCACCACATGCAGGTGGCCATCGTCGTCTTCTGCATATGGCACTTCGCGTTGACTGTGGAACCTAGTGGGGCTATCAGCAATCTTCAGCTCCATATCATTTTCGCGGGAACCGGC TACCAGCTGTTCCTAGTGGAAGCGGTGCTGACTCTTCACAGGCACAACTCTTGGTCCTTCCAACTGTCCCAGGATGGCAAGCGGATAGTCCACGGATGTCTGCAGCTCATTGGCTCCCTGTTCGTCATTGTGGGCTCGTTCTTGGCTTTAGCTGAGACTGACATGGCAGTCAACACACCTCATGGATATTGCG GCGTTATCGCACTGGCGTTCTCTCTGGCTAGCTTCTTCTCAGGCATCATAGCACTTTTCTCCTCGAAAGTACGTCTCATGATCAGAAGTGGACCAGTCAAGATCCTACATATCTCCCTTGGATTGATTGCCCTCTCCATGGGCCTCATCACGATAGCCATAGGATTCAATATGGATTATTTCAGCGCTGCTAACCCAGGTCTATCCACGGCCTTGATGTGTTTTGTGGTGTTCATATTGCTTTATATTGTTGTGCAGCCGATTATAGACTTGGTTTCCACTACTAGGAAAACCCTGTGA
- the LOC125234664 gene encoding proteasome subunit alpha type-4 — MARRYDTRTTIFSPEGRLYQVEYAMEAISHAGTSLGILATDGILLAAERRNTNKLLDEVFFSEKIYKLNDDMVCSVAGITSDANVLTNELRLIAQRYLLQYGESIPCEQLVSWLCDVKQAYTQYGGKRPFGVSILYMGWDKHYGYQLYQSDPSGNYGGWKATCIGSNSAAAVSSLKQEYKENETTVAEAQALAIKVLSKTLDMTKLTPEKVEMATLTRQDNKTVIRVLTNTEVEALIAAFEKSEAEAEAAKKQPAKS; from the exons ATG GCTCGCCGTTATGATACACGTACCACAATATTCTCGCCGGAGG GTCGGCTGTACCAGGTCGAGTATGCTATGGAAGCCATCAGTCATGCTGGCACATCATTAGGCATTTTAGCCACAGACGGCATTCTTCTGGCCGCGGAGCGTAGAAACACGAACAAACTTCTTGATGAAGTGTTTTTCTCTGAGAAAATCTATAAGCTGAATGATGATATGGTTTGTTCAGTCGCGGGGATTACTTCTGACGCCAATGTGCTTACGAATGAGCTGAGATTGATTGCCCAGAGGTACCTACTGCAGTATGGTGAATCTATCCCTTGTGAACAGCTGGTGTCCTGGTTGTGTGATGTTAAGCAAGCTTACACTCAATATGGAG GTAAAAGGCCTTTTGGTGTTTCCATCCTGTATATGGGTTGGGACAAGCACTACGGCTACCAGCTTTACCAGTCAGACCCCAGCGGCAACTACGGAGGTTGGAAAGCTACCTGCATTGGTAGCAACAGTGCT GCTGCAGTATCCAGCTTAAAGCAGGAGTACAAGGAGAATGAGACGACCGTGGCTGAGGCGCAAGCCCTCGCAATTAAAGTCCTCAGCAAAACCCTTGACATGACCAAGCTGACTCCAGAGAAAG TTGAGATGGCAACCCTAACCCGCCAAGACAACAAGACGGTGATCCGAGTGCTTACAAACACTGAAGTGGAGGCGCTGATTGCTGCCTTTGAGAAGAGTGAGGCTGAGGCCGAGGCTGCCAAGAAGCAGCCTGCTAAATcttaa